A window from Malassezia japonica chromosome 1, complete sequence encodes these proteins:
- a CDS encoding uncharacterized protein (antiSMASH:Cluster_1; EggNog:ENOG503Q50Z; COG:T): MTADTKSASASQNSSPGLRVPSSATDSHRGSWFQRRASQLRRSTIHTPERSEKPDGHDVFSADAPRTVPTPAVAVGEPTLEIATPARGTDWSPGTAIGVSLLQGNANSSPDTMRRRASTDGGLAPPFTTPQATSKLNPFVSAASPTGVKNGSHLPPPVLPALGMPNALLTSDTQAIDTPPQTPQTQPRRAALRAADAPPMPSQPAVQEPSIESAPLTGVSERTLKSQSSTDTNPDWIFDQQEDSVSSHVSTPSVDIPNVRSATPNTNGVPVLPKSAARRNVPVVSAIQTTLPTLPCRELDQHWTPPAEGTRIPVQDWDTYSYASTDSTPSTPIRLPGGVQATPLSVRLVQTGTGQLSVVQPEHQSEEQVQNQVQSTTTHLSMKDCVLHPARFDVLRKPDALVVLDLSSTGIDVLPPALQQCQTLEELNVSDNALSAMPQTWAPISSLHQLRVLLADDCSLHAVPDKISALRNLQVLGLRGNLLTHLPSWLHVLDRLECLLLEGNEHIVPAWRAILLPLLQTSMPYIHPEMDTKAPRESPVRTGESRKRGLLHKALQWSAPRRPNDKDTAPMSRWRASGRSHVDRPRRPEQTPSPSQFAAGQQQQETEGVSQRLSLRSLVAPISHTGPTSSAPLPPLGRPSAARALGAPASPPKASEKTVIPCFLPVHPVGGDEPATLVKSSGPYLQDLLGYLRDLDDLLPERHAPSPVTTPMRQPSSSLSTPRTPGTPGTPATPQMTSLSPYYFENVASVSPGETETSVESATVFSAPYATPEYERVKEDGSKRQKLIHEIVETERTYVAGLTELMEIYVKRARQPLEGSSSDERVLPVPKERAVFGHIEGIVHFHAHAFLPSLEQAAAPILQTQAALDAKTTADTAARVANVFTQHAAYFKMYMNYVNQYDSAVRRIARWSQPLPSRARTGLKPAMETAGVTLASLGQRLHLNANEADTLSPGRAGDEDWSSLSVARRRQIQTYLAKCREDPRHSQLNLEGYLLLPIQRIPRYRMLLEQLVRCTSSTLLPADDIEALPRALAHISLVASWVNEGKRQSEQGRRLLLWQSKLRGNFSAPLVQPHRRLVCDGPLRLRRVTRRAETEEFVEAGVLEQTTMDQRVQVLLCNDLAVVVAMPREASETDVTTPPTSSSDIEVQMPSLDPVEVDAVDLMAVLKPCVCLSPASHTVPPASVVGRVNLRVVDAKYIFYFTANSHRDAQRWAEAINAQPGG; the protein is encoded by the exons ATGACCGCCGATACCAAAAGCGCTTCGGCGTCACAGAATTCGTCGCCAGGGCTGCGTGTGCCTTCCAGTGCGACGGACTCGCATCGGGGCTCGTGGTTCCAGCGCCGTGCTTCGCAGCTACGTCGCAGCACCATCCATACCCCAGAGCGGTCAGAAAAGCCGGACGGACACGACGTGTTTTCAGcagatgcgccgcgcacggtccCCACGCCGGCCGTCGCGGTAGGcgagccgacgctcgagaTCGCAACGCCTGCGCGTGGCACAGACTGGTCGCCTGGCACGGCGATTGGCGTGTCGCTTCTGCAGGGAAATGCAAACTCTTCGCCGGAtacgatgcgccgccgtgcgtcgACGGACGGAGGATTGGCGCCGCCCTTTACCACGCCTCAAGCCACGTCCAAGCTTAATC CCTTTGTCTCGGCCGCCTCACCGACCGGCGTCAAGAACGGATCACACTTACCACCGCCTGTTCTTCCCGCTTTGGGCATGCCAAACGCACTACTTACTAGCGACACCCAGGCAAtcgacacgccgccgcagaCACCGCAGACGCAgccccgccgcgctgcatTGCGggccgccgatgcgccgccgatgccgtCGCAGCCGGCCGTCCAAGAGCCCAGCAtcgagagcgcgccgctcacTGGCGTctcggagcgcacgctcaaATCGCAGTCGAGCACAGATACGAACCCAGACTGGATCTTTGACCAACAGGAAGACTCGGTCTCTTCGCACGTCAGCACGCCTTCAGTGGACATTCCCAATGttcgcagcgcgacgccgaatACAAATGGTGTACCCGTACTGCCCaagtcggcggcgcggagAAACGTGCCTGTGGTGTCGGCGATCCAGAcgacgctgccgacgctgcCGTGCCGCGAACTGGACCAGCACTGGACGCCGCCGGCAGAAGGGACACGGATTCCGGTGCAGGACTGGGACACGTACAGCTACGCGTCGACAGACTCGACGCCAAGCACGCCCATCCGCCTCCCGGGCGGCGTACAGGCCACGCCGCTGTccgtgcgcctcgtgcagACAGGAACAGGTCAGCTCTCGGTCGTACAGCCGGAGCACCAGTCGGAGGAGCAGGTGCAGAACCAGGTACAGTCTACAACGACTCACCTGTCGATGAAGGACTGCGTGCTGCACCCTGCCCGCTTTGATGTCCTGCGCAAgccggacgcgctcgtggtCCTCGACCTAAGCAGCACAGGCATCGATGTTTTGCCTcctgcgctgcagcagtgTCAGACACTCGAAGAGCTCAATGTGTCGGATAATGCTCTGAGTGCAATGCCACAGACATGGGCACCGATTAGCTCGCTGCACCAATTGCGTGTCCTGCTTGCCGACGACTGCAGCTTGCATGCTGTGCCCGACAAAATcagtgcgctgcgcaacctCCAAGTGCTGGGACTGCGTGGCAATCTGCTGACGCACCTGCCGAGCTGGCTCCACGTCCTCGACCGACTCGAGTGCTTGCTGCTCGAAGGCAATGAGCACATTGTGCCGGCATGGCGCGCGATCCTCCTGCCGCTTCTGCAAACCAGCATGCCATATATACATCCAGAGATGGATACCAAGGCGCCCCGCGAAAGCCCTGTGCGTACCGGTGAGTCGCGCAAGCGGGGCCTGCTGCACAAGGCGCTCCAgtggagcgcgccgcgccgcccgaaCGACAAGGACACTGCGCCGATGAGCCGGTGGCGTGCGTCAGGGCGCTCGCATGTCGATCGCCCCCGGCGGCCCGAGCAGACCCCGTCTCCCTCGCAATTCGCCGCGGGACAGCAGCAGCAAGAAACAGAGGGAGTATCGCAGCGCCTGTCGCTCCGCAGCCTCGTGGCGCCGATCTCGCACACGGGTCCGACGAGCAGTGCGCCTCTCCCACCGCTCGGCCGCCCCAGCGCAGCACGGGCCTTGGGTGCGCCCGCATCGCCGCCCAAAGCCTCGGAAAAGACGGTGATCCCGTGCTTCCTCCCTGTGCATCCCGTGGGAGGCGACGAGCCTGCGACGCTTGTCAAGAGCAGTGGGCCGTACCTCCAGGACCTGCTCGGCTACCTGCGTGACCTGGACGATCTCCTGCCggagcgccacgcgccgtcgccagtcacgacgccgatgcggcagcccagcagctcgttaagcacgccgcgtacgcccggcacgcccggcacgcCTGCGACGCCACAAATGACGTCGCTCTCGCCCTACTATTTTGAAAATGTTGCGAGCGTGTCGCCAGGCGAGACCGAGACAAGCGTCGAGTCGGCCACCGTCTTTTCCGCGCCGTACGCCACGCCCGAGTACGAGCGTGTGAAGGAAGACGGAAGTAAACGGCAGAAGCTTATCCACGAGATTGTCGAGACGGAGCGCACCTATGTCGCGGGCCTGACCGAGCTCATGGAGATCTATGTgaagcgtgcgcggcaacCGCTCGAAGGCAGCAGCTCGGACGAACGTGTGCTGCCTGTGCCGAAAGAGCGTGCGGTCTTTGGCCATATCGAAGGCATTGTGCACTTCCATGCGCACGCCTTCCtgccgtcgctcgagcaggccgcggcgccgattCTACAGACGCAAGCGGCTCTGGATGCCAAGACGACCGCGGATAcggccgcacgcgtcgcCAACGTCTTTACGCAGCACGCTGCCTACTTCAAGATGTACATGAACTATGTGAACCAGTACgactcggcggtgcggcgtatcgcgcgctggtcgcagccgctgccgtcgcgtgcgcgcaccGGACTGAAACCGGCGATGGAGACGGCAGGTGTAACCCTTGCATCGCTTGGGCAGCGTTTGCACCTCAATGCAAACGAGGCCGATACGCTGTCGCccggccgtgccggcgacgaggactgGTCCTCGCTgtcggtcgcgcgccggcgccagATCCAGACCTACCTCGCCAAGTGCCGCGAAGACCCACGGCATTCGCAGCTGAACTTGGAAGGCTATTTGCTGCTGCCGATCCAGCGTATTCCTCGGTACCGcatgctgctcgagcagttggtgcggtgcacgtcgagcacgctcCTGCCTGCAGACGACATCGAGGCACTGCCccgcgcgcttgcgcacaTCTCCCTGGTCGCCTCCTGGGTCAACGAAGGGAAGCGGCAGTCGGAGCagggccgccgcctgctgctgTGGCAGAgcaagctgcgcggcaacttttccgcgccgctcgtccaGCCCCACCGCCGTCTGGTGTGCGATGGGCCGctccgcctgcgccgcgtcacgcgtcgcgctgagACGGAAGAGTTTGTCGAGGctggcgtgctcgagcagacgACCATGGACCAGCGCGTTCAGGTCCTGCTCTGCAACGACCTGGCGGTGGTCGTCGCGATGCCCCGCGAGGCGTCCGAGACCGACGTTACGACGCCGCCAACATCCTCGAGCGACATCGAGGTCCAGATGCCGTCGCTGGACcccgtcgaggtcgacgcggTGGACCTCATGGCCGTGCTCAAGCCATGCGTCTGCCTCTCACCCGCCTCGCACACAGTGCCCCCGGCGTCAGTGGTAGGCCGCGTGAACCTGCGCGTGGTCGACGCCAAGTATATCTTTTATTTCACTGCCAACTCCCATCGCGACGCACAGCGGTgggccgaggcgatcaACGCCCAGCCGGGCGGGTAA